A region from the Carassius carassius chromosome 33, fCarCar2.1, whole genome shotgun sequence genome encodes:
- the LOC132114238 gene encoding alpha-1A adrenergic receptor-like: MNQQNEDEVTQSWGSGYLDVREGSPKFSNSPELNGTELEPLHLSRAVPLGLALGTFIIFSVAGNILVILSVVCNRHLRSPTNYFIVNLAIADLLLSTTVLPVSATLEVLGYWVFGRIFCDVWAAVDVLCCTASIMSLCVISIDRYIGVSHPLQYPNIVTGRRALLAMLGVWVLSLVISIGPLLGWKEPPSPDPTVCVITEEPFYALFSSLGSFYIPLIVILFMYCRVYVVAKRTTKNLLAGVKTESMNAGEITLRIHRGSQVHEDSGAAGNKGRAHQGRNSLTVKLQKFSREKKAAKTLGVVVGMFTLCWLPFFLTLPIVAFNVSLRPPETIFKIIFWLGYLNSCLNPIIYPCYSREFKLAFIRILKCRCHRRRQPGRRAYNYQRAHINSFYSRQDSKDSVNYGSYLNGSQRTPSSASTSPSYHTKDLLHFQEDGYRHARSRTPSVLSESILDNHLEPVEEDPTHSVGNLDQAGITNWPQQQLKE, from the exons ATGAACCAACAAAATGAAGATGAAGTCACACAGTCGTGGGGAAGCGGTTATTTGGATGTGCGCGAAGGGTCACCGAAGTTTTCCAACTCTCCCGAGTTAAATGGCACAGAACTCGAGCCACTCCACCTGTCCCGTGCCGTCCCGCTCGGCTTGGCTTTGGGGACTTTCATCATCTTCTCGGTGGCTGGAAACATCTTGGTGATTTTGTCAGTGGTGTGCAATAGGCACCTGCGATCTCCAACTAATTATTTCATCGTTAATCTCGCTATTGCCGACTTGCTCCTCAGCACAACTGTGTTACCCGTATCAGCCACATTGGAAGTACTGGGTTACTGGGTGTTCGGGAGGATTTTCTGTGATGTTTGGGCAGCGGTCGATGTGTTATGTTGCACCGCATCCATCATGAGTCTGTGCGTAATCTCCATTGACCGTTATATCGGAGTGAGCCATCCGTTGCAATACCCCAACATCGTGACGGGACGCAGAGCCTTGCTGGCCATGCTGGGGGTTTGGGTTCTGTCTTTGGTCATCTCCATCGGACCCCTGCTAGGATGGAAGGAGCCTCCGTCACCGGACCCCACGGTGTGCGTAATAACCGAGGAACCCTTTTATGCGCTCTTCTCATCGCTCGGCTCCTTTTATATTCCCTTAATTGTTATTCTATTTATGTACTGTCGTGTTTATGTAGTGGCTAAACGGACTACTAAGAATTTGTTAGCCGGTGTAAAGACGGAAAGCATGAATGCAGGTGAAATAACGTTGAGGATTCACAGGGGTTCGCAGGTGCACGAGGACTCCGGCGCAGCAGGCAACAAAGGTCGCGCGCATCAAGGGAGGAACTCTCTGACGGTCAAACTTCAGAAGTTTTCCAGGGAAAAGAAAGCAGCTAAGACCTTAGGGGTTGTGGTTGGCATGTTTACGTTGTGCTGGTTGCCATTCTTCCTCACTTTACCAATTG TTGCGTTCAATGTCAGCCTGCGGCCTCCTGAAACCATCTTCAAAATCATCTTCTGGCTTGGTTACTTAAACAGCTGCCTGAATCCCATCATCTATCCCTGCTACAGCCGGGAGTTCAAGCTAGCTTTCATCCGCATCTTGAAATGCAGATGTCACCGCAGGAGACAGCCAGGTCGGAGAGCGTACAACTACCAGCGCGCGCACATCAACTCCTTCTACTCACGGCAGGATTCAAAGGACTCTGTGAACTATGGTAGTTACCTTAATGGGAGCCAGAGAACCCCGTCCTCTGCCAGCACCAGCCCTAGTTATCATACCAAAGACCTGTTGCATTTCCAGGAGGATGGATACAGACATGCCCGGAGCAGGACACCTTCTGTGTTGTCAGAGAGTATTTTGGATAATCATCTTGAGCCTGTGGAGGAAGATCCAACCCATTCTGTAGGCAATCTGGATCAAGCTGGTATCACAAATTGGCCTCAACAACAATTGAAAGAGTAG
- the LOC132113747 gene encoding eukaryotic translation initiation factor 4E-1A-like: MATAEPETSTNPTNSDEEKNDENKQEIVSLEDYIKHPLQNRWALWFFKNDKSKTWQANLRLISKFDTVEDFWALYNHIQLSSNLMSGCDYSLFKDGIEPMWEDERNKLGGRWLITLSKQQRRADLDRFWLETLLCLVGEAFDDHSDDVCGAVVNIRTKGDKIAIWTTDYENKDAIVHIGRVYKERLGVPPKVIIGYQSHADTATKSGSTTKNKFVV, translated from the exons ATGGCGACTGCTGAACCG GAAACTTCAACAAATCCAACAAattcagatgaagaaaaaaatgatgaaaataagCAAGAGATAGTGAGTCTTGAAGATTACATTAAACATCCTTTGCAGAACAG ATGGGCTCTTTGgttctttaaaaatgacaaaagcaaaacATGGCAAGCTAATCTTCGTCTCATCTCAAAGTTTGACACGGTGGAAGACTTCTGGGC GTTATACAATCACATTCAGTTATCAAGTAACTTAATGTCAGGATGTGACTACTCCCTCTTCAAG GATGGCATTGAGCCCATGTGGGAAGATGAGAGAAACAAGCTGGGCGGCCGATGGCTGATCACCCTGTCCAAACAGCAGCGCAGAGCTGACCTGGACCGCTTCTGGTTGGAGACG CTTTTGTGCCTTGTGGGAGAAGCATTTGATGACCACAGTGACGACGTCTGTGGTGCTGTCGTCAACATCCGAACAAAGGGAGACAAAATAGCGATATGGACAACAGACTATGAGAACAAAGATGCTATAGTACACATAGG ACGTGTGTATAAGGAAAGATTAGGTGTGCCTCCGAAAGTCATCATTGGATACCAGTCACATGCGGACACAGCCACCAAAAGTGGTTCCACCACCAAGAATAAGTTTGTAGTTTAA
- the LOC132114128 gene encoding alcohol dehydrogenase class-3-like: MACEKKLSRFLFGLGPDAAADSSSSVIRPTTIESSVNLMMTLELCVATQSCVYREYRRELRTEPCFFIDPMKLLPLQRFLPRPPGEKGPPRGGRGGGRGARGGGFRGDLGGSGCGGFGGRGGGGGRIGGGGHGFRECLSTEIFLIHPQVIKCKAAVAWEAGKPLSIEEVEVAPPKAHEVRVKVHATGVCHTDAYTLSGSDPEGLFPVILGHEGAGTVESVGEGVTKFKPGDTVIPLYVPQCGECKFCKNPKTNLCQKIRVTQGQGLMPDKTSRFTCKGKKLFHFMGTSTFSEYTVVSEISLAKVDENAPLDKVCLLGCGISTGYGAAINTAKVEAGSTCAVFGLGAVGLAVIMGCKSAGATRIIGIDINPDKFEIAKKFGATEFVNPKDHSKPIQEVLVELTDGGVDYSFECIGNVGIMRAALEACHKGWGTSVIIGVAGAGQEISTRPFQLVTGRTWKGTAFGGWKSVESVPKLVNDYMNKKLMVDEFVTHTLPFAQINEAFDLMHAGKSIRTVLQL; this comes from the exons ATGGCCTGTGAGAAAAAGCTGTCTCGTTTTCTGTTTGGTTTGGGTCCTGATGCTGCG GCTGATTCATCATCATCTGTGATCAGGCCTACTACCATTGAGTCATCCGTAAATTTGATGATGACGTTGGAGCTATGTGTGGCTACACAGTCATGCGTgtacagggagtacaggagagaACTGAGAACAGAGCCCTGT TTCTTCATTGACCCTATGAAGCTGCTGCCCCTCCAGAGATTCCTCCCGAGGCCTCCAGGTGAAAAGGGGCCACCCCGTGGAggtagaggaggaggaagaggtgcGAGAGGAG GTGGCTTTCGTGGAGATCTAGGTGGCAGTGGATGTGGAGGATTTGGTGGACGTGGAGGTGGTGGAGGCAGGATTGGAGGGGGTGGACATGGATTCAGAG AGTGTTTATCAACTGAAATCTTTTTAATTCATCCTCAGGTGATCAAATGCAAGGCAGCAGTGGCCTGGGAGGCTGGTAAGCCTCTTTCCATTGAAGAGGTGGAAGTAGCTCCACCTAAAGCCCATGAAGTTCGAGTGAAG GTTCATGCTACAGGTGTGTGTCACACTGACGCCTACACTCTGAGTGGGAGTGACCCTGAGGGCTTGTTTCCTGTCATCCTGGGTCACGAGGGGGCAGGAACTGTTGAGAGTGTTGGCGAAGGGGTCACCAAATTCAAACCAG GTGATACTGTTATCCCGCTGTATGTACCTCAATGCGGAGAGTGCAAGTTTTGTAAAAATCCTAAAACCAACCTGTGTCAGAAAATCAG ggTGACCCAAGGTCAGGGTCTGATGCCTGATAAGACCTCCAGGTTCACCTGTAAAGGAAAGAAGCTTTTCCACTTCATGGGTACCAGCACCTTTTCCGAATACACCGTGGTGTCTGAAATCTCTCTGGCCAAAGTGGATGAAAATGCCCCCCTGGACAAAGTGTGTCTGCTGGGCTGTGGCATCTCCACTGGATATGGAGCTGCCATCAATACTGCTAAG GTTGAGGCTGGCTCTACATGTGCTGTGTTCGGTTTGGGAGCAGTGGGGCTTGCAGTCATAATGGGCTGCAAGTCAGCCGGCGCCACCAGGATCATTGGCATTGACATCAACCCAGACAAGTTTGAAATTGCCAAGAAGTTTGGAGCCACCGAGTTTGTGAACCCCAAGGACCACAGCAAGCCCATTCAGGAAGTGTTGGTGGAGCTGACAGATGGAGGAGTCGACTACTCCTTTGAATGCATTGGCAATGTTGGCATTATG AGAGCTGCTCTTGAAGCTTGTCACAAAGGCTGGGGAACCAGTGTCATCATTGGTGTGGCAGGAGCAGGCCAAGAAATCTCCACCCGCCCCTTTCAGCTGGTCACAGGGCGCACATGGAAAGGCACAGCTTTTGGTG GATGGAAGAGTGTGGAGAGTGTCCCTAAGCTAGTGAATGACTACATGAACAAGAAGCTGATGGTGGATGAGTTTGTTACTCACACGTTGCCCTTTGCCCAGATCAATGAGGCTTTTGACCTGATGCATGCTGGAAAGAG TATCCGAACTGTCCTGCAGCTTTGA